TCTAATACTTTACTCATTCTTTGATTAGTTTTAGCTGATACAAATACCACTGGTGCATACATCATGAATGGGAACTTTTCTTTTATATCCTTAGTATAATTACCTAAAGTTTTATTATCTTTTTCTATTAAGTCCCACTTATTTACTACGAATACACAAGCCTTACCTTCATCGTGTGCTATACCTGCAACTTTTGTATCTTGTTCTGTAATTCCTTCTGCAGCATCTATTACTATTAAAACAACGTCTGCTCTGTCAACAGCTGCCATAGATCTTATTACACTGTATTTCTCTACAGATTCGTATATTTTGCTTTTTCTTCTTAATCCAGCAGTATCTATAAGAAGGAATTTTTGTCCATTCTTTTCTACATAAGTATCTACTGCATCTCTTGTTGTACCCGCTATAGGACTTACTATAACTCTTTCTTCTCCTAATATATTATTAAGTATTGAACTTTTTCCTGCATTAGGCTTTCCAGTTATAGCAACTCTTATTATATCTTCGTCATACTCAGTGTTTAATCCTTCTGGAAAATTCTGAATAACTTCATCTAGTAAATCTCCAAGTCCCATACTATTTGCACTTGATATTGCATATGGCACTCCAAGTCCTAACTCATAGAAATCATAAACATTATCGAATTGACTTTGGCTATCTATTTTATTAACTACTAATATTACAGGTTTGTTAGTCTTTCTAAGTATTTGTGCTACTTCTCTATCTGCTGGTGTTAATCCTGACTTTCCGTCAACTACAAAAAGTACGATGTGAGCCATATCCATAGCAAGCATAGCTTGATTTCTCATATGAGATAATATTATATCTCCATTTTCTGGCTCAATACCTCCAGTATCTATTAATGTGAAATATCTGTTTAACCATTCCACCTCTGTAAATATTCTATCTCTAGTAACGCCAGGAGTATCTTCTACTATAGATATTCTTTTTCCTGCTAATTTATTAAATAATGTTGATTTTCCAACATTCGGTCTTCCTACTACTGCAACAATCGGTCTGTTATCGCTCATAATATTCTCCTTTCACCTTTAAAAATTTATTTTAATATTTTATCTATAAAGTCACACCCTTCATTTAAGCATGGTACAACTTCTATGTTCATTGTCTTTTGTAACTCATCTAAAGTTATATTATCTAGGAATATTTCCTCGTCTGCTTTAAGCATACTTCTTGGTATATATAAAGTTTCGCCTAAGTCTTTATCTTTCAATTGTTCTATAATATCTGTAGCTGTTATTAGTCCTGAAACTGTTATTGTCTCTCCAAAAAAATCATTCACAATTTTAAACACATTGATTTCTACATCTTTACATGTATTCATAATTTCATCTGCCATTTGTTTTATAAATTCAAATGCTGAATGACCTGTTGCTATAGATATTTTCTTTTTTCTCATTCTCTGTGCTTGAGAAATTGTTATTAAATGTTCTTGTATTTCTCTTTCAAGCTTACTTATCATACCTACACCATTTTCAAATTGTATAAATCCTTCATATTTATCATATTCTAATAATTTTCTATTAGCTATAATATAAAATTCATCTGATAAAAAGGCAAATCTTGTACCTATTTTATCTAGATATATCTTTTGAATATTTTGTATTTGGTCGATAGTTTCATTTGCTGTCTTTTCATTAAATATATCTAAATTAGGTAAATGGCTTCTGTGTTTAGTAATTCCAACCGGAACAATTGCCGCACTATTTACATATGGATATAATTTTTCTAAATCACTTATAGTTCTTGTTAATTCTTCTTTGTCATTATATCCGGGACATAATACAATTTGACAATTCATTTGAATCTGTGCATCTGCAAGTCTTTGCATTATACTATATAATTTCCCTGCAAATCTATTATTTATCATTTTCTGTCTTAACTCAGGATTAGTCGTATGTACAGATATATTTATAGGGCTTATTCTATACTTAATTATATTATCTATATCTTCTTCACTCATATTAGTAAGTGTTACAAAGTTTCCTTGTAAAAATGATAGTCTTGAATCATCATCTTTAAAATAAAGAGTTTCTCTCATCCCTTTAGGAAGTTGATCTATAAAACAAAATACACATTTATTTCTACAACTTTTTGCTTGGTCTATTATAGGATTTGTAAATTCAATTCCTAAATCATCATCATAATCCTTTTCTATTTCATATATATATATTTCTCCGTTGATTTTTTTTATTTCAACTTCTAAATACTCATCACTCAGTAAAAATCTATACTCTATTATATCATTTATAGTTTGCCCATTTATAGACATAAGTAAATCTCCAACTTCAATGCCTAATTCATCAGCAATACTATTTTTATATACTTTACTAATTACATTATTTATATTTTTAACATTTACTTCCATATATTATCACCACTTTTCTTTAGTAAATACATCATATTATAATACCATGTTTTGATAAATATAGTCAATATTCCCTATAATTCAAAAGGTACCTAAAGGTACCTTTTAATGTTTGACTATAATCAAAGTTCCATTTGTCATATCATGAACCATACCACCTACACTTTTCGCCATCAACATAGCTTTATGCTGTAAGTCATCATTATCCTCTGCATAAAATATTGGACAACCTCCACCACTTTTAAGATTTTTATCCATTGTAATTATAGCTAATGCATATTCATTCAAACCTACATTCATTGCCATTTTTATGCACTTCCTTTCTTACCTATCGGAGTATTTTTTAATGATAAGTTTTTACCTTTTGCACTTGAAAGTATTGGGCATGATTTAACTGCCTCTATAAGTTTGTCCATGTCCTTTTCCACAGGCATATATGCTAAAACTAAACTTTCATGTTGAGCATTTCTTCTTGGTAATGGATAAAATGCTGGTTCATTGTGCTCTCTAAGTATTCCCATTCTAGAGTAAATATTATACAATATAGCTTGTCTTTGACCTGGATCCATTAATATTCCTGCATTACTATAACTTTTATCTTTAGGTATTATTTCTATACCCAATCCTTTAGAAAGATATCTTTCTCTATCTGATTTTAAACCTACATTAGTTATTCCTTTTACATCTCCAACCTTCATTATAAATCCATCTACAAAAGTTATTTCTACTGGAACTACGTCTGCTACGTCTCCTATACTTTCTCTTTGAAGCATCTTTTTAAGAATTAAAGCTAGCATAATACCAGCCACCGCACTTATAGTTAAAGCTACGTTATAACTTAACTTTAATTCAGATATTATAAGATAGTGTAGTCCTACAGTTGAAAAAGATGTTATTATACACATATAATTTCTTACTTCATATGTTCTAGCTATTTCCTCTATAAATGCTTCTCCTCTTTGAACTAATTGAACATCTTCTAAATTTTGTAATGTATTTCTTCTGTTTTCTCTAACTTGTCTAAATTGTTCTGCTGCTAATGATAAAAATGTTATTGATGTATACGAACGGTCTTTTAATGCTGGTACTAATAGTGCACCTAATGCTGATGCAACTGCTGCTAAAACAATTTGTGTCATTAAGATATTAGGTTGAGTAGGATATTGTCTCTTATCTAAGTTTAACATTATCACTCTAGATGAAATACCAATAACTAATCCTACAAAGAACACTGTATCCATTTAATCACCTCTTTATTGTTTATTATTTATTGATTTTTATCTTGTAATCACTCTGATGACCTTTTGCTGTTTCTATAATAGGTGTACTTTTAATTACTTCTATCATAGAATTCATATCTTTTAATATAGGTATAAAAGGTAATACGACTGTATTTTTATCTAAATCTGTTCTTGAGATAGCTAATATATCTTTTTCATCAACATCTTTATTTATACCTAGATGTAAAAATATATTATGTAATATAGCTTCCCTTTGACCTTCATCATTTACAATACCAAAGTCTCCAAGATTATTTGGTATTATTTCTACTGCTAGGCCTTCTTCAATATATTTTTTTCTAGTATCTTCTAATCCAATATTAGTTATCACTACATTATTAACTTTTAATATTGGACCATCAAAATTTATTTTAGCCGGTATTATTTTAGCTACGTCTCCTATGCTATCACGTCTTAAATATCTTTTGAATATTAATCCTACTATCGCTCCTCCTATAATAGCGCCTATTGTACATGCAAAAAATTTAAAGTTGTATTTTTTAGACATAAATATAAATATTAGCGATGCTGCTAACGATGAAAACAAACTTATATAGCTTCTTGCTTCATATGTAGATGCTATTTCCTCTACGTATGATGATCCTTTAGGAACCATTTCTGACTTGTCTATATTTTCTAATGTTATTCTTTCCTGCTGTGCTAGCCCTTGGAATTGTTGTATGGCTACTGCAAAGAATGTTAATGCAGAGAACTCTTTGTCCATAAGAGCTGGTAGTGCAATAGCTCCTAGAGATGCTGATAGCGCTG
Above is a genomic segment from Romboutsia lituseburensis containing:
- a CDS encoding YIEGIA family protein, which gives rise to MDTVFFVGLVIGISSRVIMLNLDKRQYPTQPNILMTQIVLAAVASALGALLVPALKDRSYTSITFLSLAAEQFRQVRENRRNTLQNLEDVQLVQRGEAFIEEIARTYEVRNYMCIITSFSTVGLHYLIISELKLSYNVALTISAVAGIMLALILKKMLQRESIGDVADVVPVEITFVDGFIMKVGDVKGITNVGLKSDRERYLSKGLGIEIIPKDKSYSNAGILMDPGQRQAILYNIYSRMGILREHNEPAFYPLPRRNAQHESLVLAYMPVEKDMDKLIEAVKSCPILSSAKGKNLSLKNTPIGKKGSA
- the der gene encoding ribosome biogenesis GTPase Der, producing the protein MSDNRPIVAVVGRPNVGKSTLFNKLAGKRISIVEDTPGVTRDRIFTEVEWLNRYFTLIDTGGIEPENGDIILSHMRNQAMLAMDMAHIVLFVVDGKSGLTPADREVAQILRKTNKPVILVVNKIDSQSQFDNVYDFYELGLGVPYAISSANSMGLGDLLDEVIQNFPEGLNTEYDEDIIRVAITGKPNAGKSSILNNILGEERVIVSPIAGTTRDAVDTYVEKNGQKFLLIDTAGLRRKSKIYESVEKYSVIRSMAAVDRADVVLIVIDAAEGITEQDTKVAGIAHDEGKACVFVVNKWDLIEKDNKTLGNYTKDIKEKFPFMMYAPVVFVSAKTNQRMSKVLEVAEYVASEHAKRVSTSALNDVIGEAVMLNQPPSDKGKRLKIYYGSQTGVKPPKFTLFINDKKLTHFSYQRYLENKIRENFGFEGTPVQFEYREKNRG
- a CDS encoding capping complex subunit for YIEGIA — protein: MAMNVGLNEYALAIITMDKNLKSGGGCPIFYAEDNDDLQHKAMLMAKSVGGMVHDMTNGTLIIVKH
- a CDS encoding DUF512 domain-containing protein — translated: MEVNVKNINNVISKVYKNSIADELGIEVGDLLMSINGQTINDIIEYRFLLSDEYLEVEIKKINGEIYIYEIEKDYDDDLGIEFTNPIIDQAKSCRNKCVFCFIDQLPKGMRETLYFKDDDSRLSFLQGNFVTLTNMSEEDIDNIIKYRISPINISVHTTNPELRQKMINNRFAGKLYSIMQRLADAQIQMNCQIVLCPGYNDKEELTRTISDLEKLYPYVNSAAIVPVGITKHRSHLPNLDIFNEKTANETIDQIQNIQKIYLDKIGTRFAFLSDEFYIIANRKLLEYDKYEGFIQFENGVGMISKLEREIQEHLITISQAQRMRKKKISIATGHSAFEFIKQMADEIMNTCKDVEINVFKIVNDFFGETITVSGLITATDIIEQLKDKDLGETLYIPRSMLKADEEIFLDNITLDELQKTMNIEVVPCLNEGCDFIDKILK
- a CDS encoding YIEGIA family protein encodes the protein MKESFLNEELFRRSFIVAIVIGILCRGLVLRVTDKQYPSRPQDYLEQIIISALSASLGAIALPALMDKEFSALTFFAVAIQQFQGLAQQERITLENIDKSEMVPKGSSYVEEIASTYEARSYISLFSSLAASLIFIFMSKKYNFKFFACTIGAIIGGAIVGLIFKRYLRRDSIGDVAKIIPAKINFDGPILKVNNVVITNIGLEDTRKKYIEEGLAVEIIPNNLGDFGIVNDEGQREAILHNIFLHLGINKDVDEKDILAISRTDLDKNTVVLPFIPILKDMNSMIEVIKSTPIIETAKGHQSDYKIKINK